The region ACAAAGCCCAGATGTGGGTGCTGAGGACGTTGAAGTTTACGTTGCCGTTTCTGCACGGGAGGGGGATTTTCAACTATGATGTTGGACTGATGCCGTACAGGAGGAGACTGAATATTGTGGTGGGGAGGCCGATCATGGTGGCgcagaagagggagggggagattgAGAATGAGGAGGTGAACAGGCTGCATAGCGAGTATGTGGGGGAATTGGAGAAGATGTGGGAGAGGTATAAGGATGTGTTTGCGGCCGgcagaaggggggagatgaatATTTTGAAGTAGTTTTTCCTTTTGAGGATTTTGCGAGGTTTATAGACatttggttttttttggtttggtgaTTGGGGTGTGGGAGCTAGTGTGCGAGGAACGCGTTTCGAGTTGAGCTCACGTGGTTGTTTTCTTGACTGTGTAACgtgacgaggatggcggaGAGAGGGTGAGGCACGGCAGCTCGGTTTTCTAAAATGTATTAATCCTGATAACAATTCATGTATTTTCCTTGGGCAACTGATGATTTTCATGTTCAACACCGGGTGTTTGCAGCAGCGTGACCACACCGCCTATCACAGCCAGAAGCAATGAAGGCTCCGTGCTCTCCGCTTTCCAACCTGAGAGCAAGGCTTGGGGCAGGTGACCAAACGATGAATTTCACGACTCTGTATCACCCGTCTGAAGAAAGGCAAACGGCTTGCTCTCGGGCAGGTGAGTATGTTCAACCCTCCCAAACAGCGGGAAAATCCCGTAGATAACAAGCCGTGACAGAGTTGCTCCTTCACGGCCACCGAGGATCTGTTGTTCGCGATGGCTCCTTCCCCATCCGTCGAGCCagcacccccaccaccaccatcaccaggcATAAAGTCTTCCATCGTACCTCCAGAGAAAGAATCGACACTTACAGAAATCACACCTCAACCTATAACCAACCGACCAGAATCATGCACAacgaccaacaacaaaaaacgGGAACCATGTGAACCGCCTTCtagctgctgctcctcctcccctcggcccgaccaccaccactcaccaccgCAGCCGAGTTTACTTGTCACCGCGCACAAGACCCACGACTACCGCCACGAGTTGTTGCCGTTCAGAAGAGAATGGTTTATGACCCATCCCACCAAGCTGGCAATCATCACGGCTCTGGTGATTGCCCTGCAAGTGGCAGTATGGGGGTTTCTGTGGGGAATTTTTGGTGTAGGACCAAGTGAGGTGAGTGGGTTTAATGACGTCTCTTTTACTGCAGTTGAGATGAAACACATGCGGTTTTGTTACTCGCGTTGCCTAGGCAGTGTATGCTGTGCATGTATGTATGTGTGTGCATATGCTCGGGGTAGTCAGCAggagtggttggttggtgggtgggggtgggtgttgacagaagaaaaagagggtGGGTGAAAAAAAATCGGAGCAGCTTGGTCTGGGAGTTGCTGTTATTTTGACTTATATCCGGATCTGTTGAGATAcatggtcgtggtggtggtggtggtggtggtataaACAACTGTTTTATGCCCATCCCTTTTCATTTTCAACATCTGTGGTTATACCAGTCTGCGGTATACTCAGTCATTATGATTTTCGCGACGTTACTGATAATTTCCTCTTTGTTATCCCAGACCACCTCAGCGTCGTCGTCACCCCCCATAGCAAACCTCACCTACGCCACCTTCTCCGGCCTCACCCTCCCAAACTCCGTCAACCAGTTCCTCGGCCTGCCCTACGCCCAGCCCCCAATTGGACCCTTCCGCTGGcggtccccctcccctcctcttccttcctcgccagGATCAGGCCCAATACCAGCCACCGAGTTCAAACCCATCTGTCTTGGGGCCGGGGTGGCATACCCGACTCCGGGGCAGTCGGAAGACTGTCTTTATGCCAATATTTGGGCTCCGGCGAATGCAACGAGTGAGAGCAGGTTGCCGGTGTGGGTTTTTGTTCAGGGAGGGGGGTATAATGCTTTGTCGAATTACAACTGGAATGGGAGTGAGGTTGTCGAGAGGAGCGGGTacggggttgtggtggtgaattTTAATTACAGGGTTGGGATGTGGGGTTTTTTggctggggggggaggggatggagagATGGAGTTGAATGTTGGGTTGAGGGATcagagggggttgttggggtgggtgcAGAGGGAGATAGTGCAGGTGAGTTTGTGAGATATCtctgaaaaggggggaaggcTGATGTGAAAGATAGTTTGGAGGTGATCCTGAGCATGTTGTTATACACGGTGCGTCTGCGGGGGCTGGATCGGTGGCTATGCATCTTATTGCCAATGGGGGAAGAGATGACGGGTTGTTTCACGGGGCGATACTCGAGTCGATATTCTTTCCCGCTCAGCCGTTTGTTGGGGAACTGGGGTGGCAGTTTGAGAGGGTATTGAATCAGACTGGTTGTAAAGGGGGGAACTCaacggagggggagatggattGTTTGAGAAACACGGACGTGAAGGTGTTGCAGGAGGTGGCGAATCATGCTCAGCCTTTTCCTGGGAAGGCTGATCCGCCGTTGCCCGTTTTCTACTGGACGCCTTGTGTAGATGGGGAGTTGATTCAGGATTTTCCGTACAAGTTGTTTAAGCAAGGGAAGAATGTGAAGGTGCCGATTATGATGGGGACGGCATCGAATGGTATGTTTTTACCCCCCCCTGACTCTCCGGTCTACTATCTACTAACATGTTAATGCCTCTGATGTAGAAGGGACAGTCTTCAcccccaacatcaccaccccccagcagttcaccaccttcttctccaacaactACCCTCTCCTCACTGCCACAGATACCACCTCCGTTTTGTCGCGCTACACCCCTCCCAATTTCAACACAACCCCCTATTTCAACCCCCCTAACCGACCACCCTTCTACGGAGTCTTGGCAACCGCCTATGGAGAAAGCACATTCATCTGCCCCCAGACAAACGTCCTGAATTACCTCTCTGTTGACAACACTTCCTCCCTATGGGCATACCGGTACAACGTCCACGACGACGAAAACACCCGCGACGGGCTGGGGGTTCCCCACCTGTGGGATGCGGGGGCGATTTGGGGACCGGGAAGTCTCAATTCTTGGGATCGGACGGGGAGTTACAGGACGTATAACAAGGAACTGATCGAAAGGGTGAGGGGGTATTATTTTGGGTTTGTCAAGTATCTTGATCCGAATAGGGAGAAGTTGGGAACCGAGCcggagtgggaggggtggattGGGGGGAATGAGACCACAGGTAGGAGATTGCTGTTTGAGACGGAGGGGACGAGGATGGAGGTTTTGGAacaggaagagagggagaggtgtgggttttggttgggtttgggggaggggaggatggagcAGAGGTGATTTGAGGAAGGCGGTTTGTTGAATAGCAGCATAGCGATAGGTTTGTATTGATACAGAGCAAGGTTACTGACTTTTGAAGTGGTGTCTGTAGAGTGTTCTTGAACATGTTGTTCGCCGTTGTTCCTAAATAGGGGGCAGAACGTTGTGTCCCTATAACCGCTCAAAACTATGACCTTAAATATGAGAAATATGCCGTGCAATTGTAAACTTGATGAGCAACACAAAAATGCCATGATAAATCCCAATCGATATAAACAGTCAAACGCCCGTTGAAACACCATCCCAGCTGCTGGCAATAAAACACCCCGCAGTGTAACCCATGcgacccaaaaaaaacaccaataAACGCCACAGATGCCTTCCCTCAACCAAGAAACTTTCAAAACCGCAATGCATGCGTGCTCTCAGCCAATCATCACGTCATGTGTGCCATATACCCATTCTTACAATAAAACCCCAATAAACCCCATAAACTTCCCATATCTTGTTCCATCAATCTTGCAATCATTCCACTTCACTCCTCAAGCCGTGCCCCCAACGCTTTTACTCTGCTGCCCAGCTTGGTTCCCCTTGGAGTATATCCGAAACTGCACAAAAATGACCCCGTCCTCGACGATCGTCCCAAAACTCCCGAGTAGCCACGGCAGGGCCCTGAGGAGGTAGTCCCTGTCTTGGCTGTAACTCATCACGCTGGCTCCATAGGTGAAGTTGCCTGTTAGGGAGAGCAAAAAGAACAGCAGGGCCAAGCCTTCGCACGATTTCTCCTTGTAGTTTTTGATGATTTGGGGGATGCGCGCACTAAAACAcgggttttcttttgttaGTGTCTGGATGTTGGGTCAGGAAAAGGAAGGCGACTCACCAGAGATAACAAACAGCCGAGATGTagcccaacaccatcccGATAATCGCCTGTGGTTCAGCAGAGATGGGCTCGGTGTCGACCGGAACGTCTGGGGAGTCCCATGCACCCATCCGGTAGGAGACGAACCACCCTGCTCCGCCTACCACCCACACGGCtagaagggagagggcgttGTGAAGCCATGGGTTGGAGTCAGGGGTGTCGTCCTCGCCGGTTATGATTCTAGTCAACGGGTCGAGGTTAGAcgagcggcggcggcggtgggtgGAGTGGCGTCTGTGGGAGCCGGGCAGGAGGGTCTGGGAGTCGGACCTGGGGCGGCGGTGTTCGGTTACAAGGGGTGTTTCCTCGTTGGCCGGGGTGTCTTCCACTGCGGTGGTGTCAGAGTCGGCAgaggggtggcggtgggagtgCCTGCGGTGAccagggtggtggtggtgctgttcgCGTGCGCGCCGGCGggcgttgatggtgttgtagtAGGTGCACTGGGTGATGAGGATCAAGTCGGCGACACAAAAGTACATGCCGAGAGCGAtcgaggagggggcgagggAAGTCCAGAGCGCGCCGGAGAGGTTGGCAATGTCACCGAGGAGCCAGATGAGAAGGAATTTCATGGACAGCGCGTCGGCAGATTTGGACTTGTAGTTTGCGATTAattgtgggaggaggaggcataTCCAGGCCGTCAGAGAGACGCTGCCAAAGATTCCCGACAGGGCCTCACCGGCGGTGGGCGCCTGGAGTATCGATGGGAGGCTCATGATGAGGCTCGCCATGACGCAGGTTTTGCGATCAAGGGTAAGGTAGGTGTGTTTTCGATTAAGAACGATAAGGATTGAAAGATAAGGAAATAGTTCAGAAACAGGTCATAAGCGTcgtcgaggccgagatgTTGTCGGCAGCAAAGCTTTTACACCTTGACACAAAGGATCAGGtgaggaggtttggggagcTGTCACGGTCTGTGAAATCTGAGTCAAGTCTCTTAAGACCTCTCTCTGAGCGAGCTTATCGCCATGCCCTGGTCCAGTGAGATCTGCAGAGATAAGAGGGGCCCGACCCCGGAAAGGGTTTAAAGCTCTGCgcccccgccatcccccaCGTTGGTTCTTGCGCCTCTGGTTGGACCTTTTCGGCCTTGATCTGACTACACATTTGCATCACCCGTCCAAGTCCCTGCAGGTATCACGCAGCTTGGACGGCGCGGCAGGCATTTTGACTTGAGCTGTGTGTGTTGTATTCCTCTCCAGCCACCGCACCGATATTTCCAATGCCATGGTCGTCACCATCAAACGGTCATCGAGGTGCACCGGAGCCCCGCCGTTTCTTGGATGCTTTTGCGGGGGAGTAGCGTGCCAAGGGGTCGATTCTGGTGAATCTGCCCAGTCATCTTCACCTATTACGCATCACTGCCTGCCGGGAGCAGGGGATAGCCATCTTGGCAAGCTGCCGGCACTCCGTTCAGCATCCGATGATGTAAAGATTAAGCTTCTCAATCCAATGTTAGTTGATGACAAGTGCCGAAACAAATGCCATTGTAGAGGAAAAAGACTGGTGACCACTACAATGTCGAAGTTTGAGACTCGTGCTGTTATGCTCAGCAATGTGGCACACGTGAGAGTTCCTCGACGTTGGATCCCTGTTGGCACCTGTTTGAATTGATTCGCTGGGAGGGTCCCTCTGCCAACAGTTGGTGTGGGCGGGTGAGGCGGTCAGCCACTCAGCGGCTGCTCTGATCGGGTGTCGGGCATATCAGATGGACTTGCCACGGTCACtcatccaccatcatccaagACATCTTGTGACAGTATATCATTTTTGCTTTGTGTAGCACGTATTGTGCATTTTGTGTATCAGATTGTTTTGCTGGTATTTGCGTTCATTGCGTTGATAGAGAAGCACCGCACACACGATGAGGCTATCGTCTGTTGCAGTGAGCGCTGCAGCGTTGCGGGGGGCCTTGGCGTGGGGAGGTgagtttgttt is a window of Podospora pseudopauciseta strain CBS 411.78 chromosome 1, whole genome shotgun sequence DNA encoding:
- a CDS encoding hypothetical protein (EggNog:ENOG503NUKC; COG:G; MEROPS:MER0033198); this encodes MAPSPSVEPAPPPPPSPGIKSSIVPPEKESTLTEITPQPITNRPESCTTTNNKKREPCEPPSSCCSSSPRPDHHHSPPQPSLLVTAHKTHDYRHELLPFRREWFMTHPTKLAIITALVIALQVAVWGFLWGIFGVGPSETTSASSSPPIANLTYATFSGLTLPNSVNQFLGLPYAQPPIGPFRWRSPSPPLPSSPGSGPIPATEFKPICLGAGVAYPTPGQSEDCLYANIWAPANATSESRLPVWVFVQGGGYNALSNYNWNGSEVVERSGYGVVVVNFNYRVGMWGFLAGGGGDGEMELNVGLRDQRGLLGWVQREIVQFGGDPEHVVIHGASAGAGSVAMHLIANGGRDDGLFHGAILESIFFPAQPFVGELGWQFERVLNQTGCKGGNSTEGEMDCLRNTDVKVLQEVANHAQPFPGKADPPLPVFYWTPCVDGELIQDFPYKLFKQGKNVKVPIMMGTASNEGTVFTPNITTPQQFTTFFSNNYPLLTATDTTSVLSRYTPPNFNTTPYFNPPNRPPFYGVLATAYGESTFICPQTNVLNYLSVDNTSSLWAYRYNVHDDENTRDGLGVPHLWDAGAIWGPGSLNSWDRTGSYRTYNKELIERVRGYYFGFVKYLDPNREKLGTEPEWEGWIGGNETTGRRLLFETEGTRMEVLEQEERERCGFWLGLGEGRMEQR
- a CDS encoding hypothetical protein (COG:S; EggNog:ENOG503NX0E), with the translated sequence MASLIMSLPSILQAPTAGEALSGIFGSVSLTAWICLLLPQLIANYKSKSADALSMKFLLIWLLGDIANLSGALWTSLAPSSIALGMYFCVADLILITQCTYYNTINARRRAREQHHHHPGHRRHSHRHPSADSDTTAVEDTPANEETPLVTEHRRPRSDSQTLLPGSHRRHSTHRRRRSSNLDPLTRIITGEDDTPDSNPWLHNALSLLAVWVVGGAGWFVSYRMGAWDSPDVPVDTEPISAEPQAIIGMVLGYISAVCYLCARIPQIIKNYKEKSCEGLALLFFLLSLTGNFTYGASVMSYSQDRDYLLRALPWLLGSFGTIVEDGVIFVQFRIYSKGNQAGQQSKSVGGTA